A single Lactuca sativa cultivar Salinas chromosome 8, Lsat_Salinas_v11, whole genome shotgun sequence DNA region contains:
- the LOC122195695 gene encoding uncharacterized protein LOC122195695, whose protein sequence is MPSGPKKRRAAKKKNDAGTEEKPVAAVESVSNVSEMSVGDPGIEAFDESQAAARIALQSQLMCEKENVEESKNDAVGSESVGYKSKESEYEYESSEDEFKMHVPLLEMLSEAKSTVSNGNKYDSVNQVILQVPHIEFDLKETKETECVEACERVSHAPPGKCVLSHDSFKEPPRNPCVVQVSSATVSHVVSVMKDDGHISMEGDLQEFMKQQSGSTVQMEVSSIESHDQFNGFRDEVVGLLKTLLEGNGRLKTMCQEMMCHITEISLQVQQLLEKIDSGKLIT, encoded by the exons ATGCCGTCTGGTCCAAAGAAGAGGAGGGCTGCAAAGAAAAAGAATGATGCCGGTACAG AAGAGAAGCCGGTTGCTGCTGTTGAGAGCGTAAGCAATGTATCGGAAATGAGTGTTGGTGACCCGGGTATTGAGGCTTTTGATGAATCTCAAGCTGCTGCTCGCATTGCACTTCAATCACAATTAATGTGTGAGAAGGAAAATGTTGAAGAAAGTAAAAATGATGCAGTAGGATCTGAATCTGTTGGTTACAAGAGTAAAGAGtctgaatatgaatatgaatctTCTGAAGACGAATTCAAAATGCATGTTCCTTTATTGGAAATGTTAAGTGAGGCGAAATCAACTGTATCTAATGGAAATAAGTATGATTCTGTTAATCAGGTCATTCTTCAAGTCCCTCATATTGAGTTCGATTTGAAAGAAACTAAAGAAACCGAATGTGTTGAAGCATGTGAAAGAGTAAGCCATGCTCCACCTGGGAAATGTGTTCTTTCTCATGATTCTTTCAAAGAGCCACCGAGAAACCCTTGTGTAGTTCAGGTGTCTTCGGCAACTGTTAGTCATGTTGTTTCAGTAATGAAAGACGACGGACATATTTCCATGGAAGGTGATCTTCAAGAATTCATGAAACAGCAGTCGGGAAGTACTGTTCAAATGGAAGTGTCTTCAATTGAAAGCCATGATCAATTCAATGGCTTTCGAGATGAAGTGGTTGGGCTACTTAAGACATTGCTTGAAGGAAATGGACGATTAAAGACAATGTGTCAAGAGATGATGTGTCATATTACTGAAATAAGTTTACAGGTTCAACAGCTTTTGGAAAAGATTGATTCAGGCAAGCTAATTACTTGA